Sequence from the Burkholderia cepacia genome:
AGGACGCGGCCGGCTTCGCACGGCTGTCGGACAAGGCGATCGCGCAGGATTTCGCGCCGGACCTGCCGCCCGCGCAGCAGCGCATCGTCGCGGCGACCCAGGGGCCGTGGTACGGCGGTTGCATTTCGGAGAAGGTCGCGCAAGCCGCGTGGCATGCGAAGCCGTCGACGTTCGTCGTCGCGACGCAGGACAGGATGATCGATCCGACGCTGCAGGAAGCGATGGCGAAGCGGATCGGCGCGACGGTCGCGCGGGTGAACGGCAGCCATGTGTCGATGCTGAGCCAGCCGAAGGCCGTGGCCGATGCGATCATCGCGGCGGCGGAACGCGCGAAGCAGGACGCGCATTGAGCGAACGCGGCGCCGCCGCGCGCAGCGCGCGGCGGCCCATCGACGTCGTTGCGCGCGCGCCGGCGTTACCCATCGCTTCCCCTTGCCCATCGCCATACGTACGCCGCGTTGGCTCAGCCGCGTATGCTCGAGCAGTCATCCTTATCAGTTCAGCAGATAAACGTATCGAATATGCTTCGTTGACGGGCCGCGACGTGCGATCGTAGATTCGCGTTTTCATCGCATTCGACGGGGCCGGCTTCGTGACCATCATCGCTACCCATACCGCCGAGCCGTCGCAGCGCGCGACGCCGCAGCACTTCGAGATTCGCGCATTCGACGGGCCGCTGGGCGCAGAGGTGATCGGCCTCGACCTGTCGAAGCCGCTCGACGAAGCCGGCTTCGCACGCATCCATCGCGCGCATCTCGATCATCACGTGCTGGTGTTCCGCGACCAGCGCATCACGCCGGAACAGCACATCGCGTTCAGCCGCCGCTTCGGCCCGCTGCAGATCCACGTGCTGCACCAGTTCGGGCTGGCCGGGCACCCGGAAGTGCTGGTCGTGTCGAACGTCGTCGAGAATGGCCGGCCGATCGGTCTCGGCGATGCCGGTCAATTCTGGCACTCCGACCTGTCGTACAAGGAAAAGCCGAGCCTCGGCTCGCTGCTGCATGCGCAGGAGCTGCCGTCCGAAGGCGGCGACACGCTGTTCGCGAACATGCATCTCGCGTGGGACACGCTGCCCGCGCACCTGCGCCGCGCGGCCGAAGGGCTGCGCGCCGAGCATACGTATCTCGCGCGCTATGCGGAACTGCAGGCGCGCAATCCGTGGCGGCCGAACCTGTCCGCCGAGCAGATCGCGCAGGTGAAGCCGGTCGTGCATCCGGTCGTGCGCACGCACCCGGAGACGGGCCGCAAGGCGCTGTTCGTCAGCGAGCATTTCACGACGCGCATCGTCGGCCTGCCCGAAGACGAAAGCCGCGCGCTGCTCGACGAACTGTTCGCGCACAGCGTGCGCGCCGAACATCAATACCGGCACGTGTGGCGCGACCACGATCTCGTGTTCTGGGACAACCGTTCGCTGATGCATCTCGCGGCCGGCACGCCGGACCACCTGCGCCGCAAGCTGTATCGCACGACGATCGAGGGCGACGCGCCGTTCTGACCGTCGCGCCGCTGCCTGCCTTCTTCCTTCCGACTGGAGTTCCGATGTCGTTCTCGATTCGCGCGGCACTGGGCCGCACGACGCTGTCCGCACGCCGTGCGGCCGTCACCACGCTTGCCGCGGCGCTCGCCGTCGCGGGCCTCGGGGCCGCGCGGCCCGCGCGCGCCGAAGGGCAGATCCGCATCGCCGAGCAGTTCGGCGTCGTCTACCTGATGCTGAACGTCGCGCGCGACCAGCAGCTGATCGAGAAGGAAGGCCGCAAGGCGGGCCTCGACATCAAGGTCGACTGGGTGCGCCTGTCGGGCGGCGCGGCCGTGAACGACGCGCTGCTGTCCGGCGCGGTCGACATCGCGGGCGCGGGCGTCGGCCCGCTGCTGACGGTGTGGGACCGCACGCATGGCCGGCAGAACGTGAAGGGCGTCGCGTCGCTCGGCAACCTGCCGTACTACCTCGTCAGCAACAATCCGAATGTGAAGACGCTCGCCGACTTCACCGCGAAGGACCGCATCGCGGTGCCGGCCGTCGGCGTGTCCGTGCAGTCGCGCGTGCTGCAGTATGCGGTTGCGAAGCAGTGGGGCGACCAGCAATACGCGAAGCTCGACGGCCTCACGCAGGCGATTCCGCACCCCGACGCGACGGCCGCGATTCTGGCGAACGGCAGCGTGATCACCGCCCACTTCGGCAATCCGCCGTTCCAGGAGCAGGAGCTGGCGGGCAATCCGAACGCGCACATCGTGCTGAATTCATACGACGTGCTGGGCGGCCCGAGCTCGGCGACCGTGCTCTACGCGACCGAGAAGTTCCGCAACGAGAACCCGAAGACCTATCGCGCATTCGTCGCGGCGCTTGCGGAAGCCGCACGCGTGATCGTGGCCGACCCCGAGCGCGCGGCGGACGCCTACATCCGCGCGAACGGCTCGAAGATCGACCGCGCGCTGCTGCTGAAGATCGTGCGCAATCCACAGGTGCAATTCAAGACCGCGCCGCAGAACACGTTCAAGCTCGCGCAGTTCATGTACCGGATCGGCGCGATCCGCAACGAGCCGAAATCGTGGCGCGATTACTTCTTCGATGATCCCGCGACGGCGGGCGGGAGCTGAGCGGCGGCCGTTCGAGCGGCGCAATCGATGTTTATGCGCCGCGATGGTTTGAATATGCGCAATGATTGGTTGGTGTGTGCACCGGCCGACCGTATGGTGACGTTTTGCTTGCAGGAATCCTTATCGTGAACGTCACCACGTCAAGAAGCTGGACGCTGCCCGCAGCGGCGCGTCCGGGGCCGTCGCCTGTCACGCGGGCCGCGGCCGGCGCGCCGGCCGCCGACGTCCGGCCCGCGCCGGACGCAGCCGCGCCATCCACGCCCAGCGAGCGCCTGCTCGCGATCGACCGCGTGAGTCTCGAATACCGCAGCCGCGCGCGCATCGTCCGCGCGACGCATCAGGTGAGCTTCGACGTGTACGGCGGCGACCGCTTCGTGCTGCTCGGGCCGTCCGGTTGCGGCAAGTCGACGCTGCTGAAGGCGATCGCAGGCTTCATCGAGCCGGCGTCCGGCACGATCGCGCTCGGCGGCGAGCCGGTGCGCGGGCCCGGCGCCGATCGCGTCGTCGTGTTTCAGGAATTCGATCAGTTGCCGCCGTGGAAGACGGTTGCCGAGAACGTCGCGTTCCCGCTGCGCGTCGCGAAGAAGCTGCCGCGCGCCGAAGCGCGCGAGCGCGCATTGCACTATCTCGACAAGGTGGGCCTCGCGGCATTCGCCGATGCGTATCCACACACGCTGTCCGGCGGCATGAAGCAGCGCGTGGCGATCGCCCGCGCGCTGGCGAACCGCCCGCGCATCCTGCTGATGGACGAGCCGTTCGGTGCGCTCGACGCGCTGACCCGCCGCAAGATGCAGGAGGAGCTGCTGCGGCTGTGGGACGACGTGCGCTTCACGCTGCTGTTCGTCACGCATTCGATCGAGGAGGCGCTCGTCGTCGGCAACCGCATTCTGCTGCTGTCGCCACACCCGGGCCGCGTGCGCGCGGAGCTCAACAGTCACGCGTATTCGCAGGACAGCGTCGGCCGCGCCGATTTCCGCGACAGCGTCGCGCGCATTCACCGGCTGCTGTTCGAGACGAACGACGAGTTCGCGCAGGAGACCGAACGATGAGCACGCCGCATCCGACTCTGCCGCCGCTGCCGCCGGTGCGCGCGGAATACGAACTGCCGCTGCAGGCGCCGCTCGACGTCGAACGCGCGGTTCCCGTGCCGCTCGCGCGACGCGTGCTGGACGCCGGCTGGTTTCGCCGTGCGCTGATCGCGCTGGTGCTGATCG
This genomic interval carries:
- a CDS encoding TauD/TfdA dioxygenase family protein; the encoded protein is MTIIATHTAEPSQRATPQHFEIRAFDGPLGAEVIGLDLSKPLDEAGFARIHRAHLDHHVLVFRDQRITPEQHIAFSRRFGPLQIHVLHQFGLAGHPEVLVVSNVVENGRPIGLGDAGQFWHSDLSYKEKPSLGSLLHAQELPSEGGDTLFANMHLAWDTLPAHLRRAAEGLRAEHTYLARYAELQARNPWRPNLSAEQIAQVKPVVHPVVRTHPETGRKALFVSEHFTTRIVGLPEDESRALLDELFAHSVRAEHQYRHVWRDHDLVFWDNRSLMHLAAGTPDHLRRKLYRTTIEGDAPF
- a CDS encoding ABC transporter substrate-binding protein; this encodes MSFSIRAALGRTTLSARRAAVTTLAAALAVAGLGAARPARAEGQIRIAEQFGVVYLMLNVARDQQLIEKEGRKAGLDIKVDWVRLSGGAAVNDALLSGAVDIAGAGVGPLLTVWDRTHGRQNVKGVASLGNLPYYLVSNNPNVKTLADFTAKDRIAVPAVGVSVQSRVLQYAVAKQWGDQQYAKLDGLTQAIPHPDATAAILANGSVITAHFGNPPFQEQELAGNPNAHIVLNSYDVLGGPSSATVLYATEKFRNENPKTYRAFVAALAEAARVIVADPERAADAYIRANGSKIDRALLLKIVRNPQVQFKTAPQNTFKLAQFMYRIGAIRNEPKSWRDYFFDDPATAGGS
- a CDS encoding ABC transporter ATP-binding protein translates to MNVTTSRSWTLPAAARPGPSPVTRAAAGAPAADVRPAPDAAAPSTPSERLLAIDRVSLEYRSRARIVRATHQVSFDVYGGDRFVLLGPSGCGKSTLLKAIAGFIEPASGTIALGGEPVRGPGADRVVVFQEFDQLPPWKTVAENVAFPLRVAKKLPRAEARERALHYLDKVGLAAFADAYPHTLSGGMKQRVAIARALANRPRILLMDEPFGALDALTRRKMQEELLRLWDDVRFTLLFVTHSIEEALVVGNRILLLSPHPGRVRAELNSHAYSQDSVGRADFRDSVARIHRLLFETNDEFAQETER